A window of candidate division TA06 bacterium contains these coding sequences:
- a CDS encoding DUF721 domain-containing protein, translating into MERIGKILDSLVDTLGLKKKINEEKVMALWEKAVNRRVAERTRPIKIQGSKLLVEVSGSSWRNELIFLKPELIRKLNSMVGRVVIDDIIFVAGAGPDSQG; encoded by the coding sequence TTGGAAAGAATAGGCAAGATCCTTGATTCACTCGTTGACACTCTCGGCCTCAAGAAGAAGATAAATGAGGAAAAGGTGATGGCACTCTGGGAGAAAGCGGTGAACAGGAGAGTTGCTGAACGCACAAGGCCGATCAAGATACAGGGCTCAAAGCTACTGGTAGAAGTGTCTGGCTCCTCCTGGAGAAATGAGCTTATCTTCTTGAAGCCTGAACTCATCCGAAAACTCAACTCCATGGTGGGTAGAGTGGTCATAGACGACATCATATTTGTTGCTGGTGCGGGGCCGGATAGTCAAGGATAG